GAGAATAGACTGTCTCATTTTCATCTCTGTATATCAGGCctacaaaatgcctggcacaTTCCAGATGATTCTGTTCAGATGTTTTATAATTGAATGAATGATCAGAAttgtagaagaggctgtgagCACAGGTCCTTTGTCTTCCAGGTGGGACAGTGTGTAGTGGTCTTCAGCCAGGCTCCTAGTGGGAGAGCCCCCCTCAGCCCCAGTTTGAACTCTCGCCCATCACCTATCagtgccactcctccagctctggtTCCTGAGACGCGAGAGTACCGCTCCCAGTCTCCAGTGAGGAATATGGATGAAGCTCCATGTGTTAATGGCCGCTGGGGAACACTGAGGCCCAGGGCTCAAAGGCAGACTCCCTCAGGTTCCCGGGAAGGGAGCCTCTCCCCAGCCAGAGGAGATGGCTCCCCTATCCTCAATGGTGGGAGTTTGTCTCCAGGAACAGCAGCTGTTGGTGGCACTTCCTTGGACAGTCCTGTGCAGGCCATATCTCCAGGTACTCCATCTGCCTCTGAAGGATATGACCTAAAAATGGGACTTTCTTTGCCCCCACGGCGAGGCTCGCTACCAGATCAGAAGGATCTGAGATTAGGGTCAATAGATCTGAATTGGGACCTGAAACCTGCTTCCAGTAGCAATCATTTGGATGGTCTGGACAGCAGGACAGTCGGGGGGAATCTGAGACACCCTCCAGAACAGACCAATGGTGTACATACGCCACCTCACGTGGCCAGTGCCCTGACTGGGGCTGTGTCCCCCGGTGCCCTGCGTCGGAGTCTGGAAGCCATCAAAGCAATGTCATCTAAAGGCCCTCCAGCCTCTGCAGCACTAAGTCCTCCTCTTGGGTCTTCTCCAGGCTCCCCTGGGAGCCAGAACCTGAGCAGTGGAGAAACGGTGCCCATCCCTCGCCCAGGGCCAGCTCAAGGTGATGGCCATTCCTTACCTCCTATTGCCCGCCGCCTGGGCCACCACCCTCCACAGTCCCTCAATGTTGGCAAACCCCTGTATCAGAGTATGAACTGCAAGCCCATGCAGATGTATGTGCTGGACATTAAAGACACCAAGGAAAAGGGACGAGTCAAATGGAAAGTATTTAATAGTAGTTCTGTGGTCGGACCTCCTGAAACCAGCCTGCATACAGTGGTGCAAGGCAGGGGTGAGCTGATCATATTCGGAGGACTCATGGACAAGAAGCAGAATGTGAAGTACTATCCAAAAACAAACGCCCTGTACTTTGTGAGAGCAAAGAGATAATGTGCTCAAaacccctttccctttctttgacTTTTAATTCAGAATTTTCCAGTGTGCAAGCATTTGGACTGAGAATTGGGAAAACTACAGCATTCCTCCCATATACCAAAACTAAACTCTGATTTCCCAACCTAACTCACTTAAGGCTGGGATCAAATctccattaagaaaaaaattatatataaatataaatatatatatatatatatattatatcgcCAACTCTGTTTACAAAAAGGGAGAGGTTTCCATCCTGGTTCAGATAAAATTATTGCTGTGTTTTAGTAGAGACTGTGCTGCCTTTTTCTACTTTGCTGGTAACTAGACCAAGAAATTAGGGAACAGACTAACAGCAGTAACTTTCCAAAAGAAACTGAAGAGCCCCCTATAAATCTTATGTGGCCTTTTCAGAAAACGGACAGGCTTAGCTAAGATGCAAAGGAGGAAGCATCAGACCCCGTGCTGCAGGGTAAAAGTAACTTGAAGAAAACCgtccttccccttctctttaaAACCACAAAGGACCTGCCACAGCTCTGCAGGTGTGCCTGTGCCTGCTTCCTTCTGCCCTCTGTGACTGCAGGAAATCACCCAAGAGATTTTGTCCACACATGCCAGGATCATGGTGAAATAGTGTTTGTGGAGTTGACATCTGCCTCCCTATTGTCCATTGGTCTTTTGAGTGCTCCCTACATATCTCAGAAAACATTTGGTATCTGATTGTGGAATTTTCTGACAATCGCCTTTGGTTGCAAGTTGCCAAAAAGCATAtttgttctccttttccttttagaaTTGGTCCTCAGAGGCTGCTTTTGCCTTTTCCATTTTTAGACTGCATGTCCCCCTACCTGTCCCATGTTGGGTTGTTTTTCGTTGTTGTTTGTGTATGGATTTTTTTAAGCCCTGAAactttttctcactttcttttacaaaactcaGGTGTCTACAGAAATCAGATGCTTGTTAGAAATGTTTTTGGAACCCTTTCCTTGGTATTACTTGGGACCTAGTAGGAATCCTAAATGACAGTATTGTGGGAAAAAAATCCCTGCatcaaaagacatttttttcctctgtgaacTTCAAACCACCCCCTCCCCAGACATTTACTAGTGTATTTGCTTTGTTTCATAAGCCTGTGggctttttatttctaatttacatGAGGCAAACTCAGTGTAGAATGTAGAAATTGATCCTGGATAGGAATCATGATAACAGttctttccagaattttttttctcttgtgactTGTGATCTTCCGCCTTGACAGGTGACTAGGTCGAGTGTCTGTACTTGATCTTCATGACACATGGCTGACCTGGGGAGCAGCTCCATCCTTTGTGCTTGTTTTGTTCATGTGTCACCCAAGCAAGGCttgggtttttattttcacttcttttctcaGATAAAGTAGAACATTTCTTTGGTTAAGATAGAAAGTTACAAGGCACTAGTCTCTAAACTGTGGCCTGGTCATAGGGATGTCAAAATAAGTTTACGTCAAATGGCACCatttaaatacagatttttagtgatttttcatcATTGGATAgaggacttttatttttgttttgcctttaagAGTTCAATATCAAATTATCATGTTTCCCAGCCCCACGCTCCCCTCTTCTTAACATCTCCCCTTAGGCACATGCTCACCACAGCTGGTCCCGGGTCCTGGCTCAGCCAGCACTTCAAAGTCTGTCTGATAAGTGTGTGTCCTCTATTACATCATGCCTAATCTTTCCTCTAGAAATTAGCTTTCCCATCATGGTCTTGGTAAGAAAACCCCCTGCTGCCAAGCCCAGGAGAGACCTCGCTTGTGGAGAGGGGTACATGCTCCAGAAACTGCTTCTCATGCTCCCTCAGATGAGGAAACATCCAGGTGCCTACTCCCCATGGTGTTCCACTGCTCAAAGCCATGAGCTTGGCTTTTCAGACTCCCTGCTCTGTGGCTGTTACCAATCCTTCTTTGGCCAAGACTGTTCAATTCTGTGGGGTCCTGATTACAAGGTGAAGCCAGCCCAGAGATGAACAATTTCAGCATCATTGCTGTTGCTGAGCTTTGTTTGCAGGGCCCTTGTGTTTGTGCATGGATAGTGTACCTCCAGACTTGGTTTCTACTTAAACACACAGTATTTGGAAGCCTGAAAGTTCAGAATCGCCACTTTCATCTTTCCCTTTGTCCTATGGCCTTCCTAAGCCAGCTATTACCTATTGATTCCTTGTACTTTTCCCATGTAGGCAGGCAGCAGAAACGTTGATTCTTTTAGTAGAGAGCAAGCCATTTCTAAACTCTGTGGCATCCCAGTATTAACCACACCGCTGGGAACCAGACTCCGTTTACAGAcctttgagaaaaattaaaatgggtCTGGTCTTCTCACAGTGGTGCAGGTCTCAGTGGCTCCTGGGCACTTTGGACCTGTACTGTGGGAAGGTGAGTGGACATAGTCAAGGTGATTGTCTCCTCAGGCCCTTGTGAGACCACAGGCGTCTCAGCTGAGGTGAGCATTCCTCCAGCACCATCAGAGAAGGTTTTACCACAACTCCATTTTTGATGTGATACTAATTTTGTCCTAAAGTTCACTGAGAGACATgagacaaaatgtttttttaaacccTCACGAGCACCTAAAGCAAATACTTATCAGTGTTTAAATACATCTTGTCTCTACTTGAGCTTTAACCCTTCCGTTCCTCAAGTGTGCCTTTGAGCTGCTGGGTCGTACTGAC
The sequence above is a segment of the Castor canadensis chromosome 7, mCasCan1.hap1v2, whole genome shotgun sequence genome. Coding sequences within it:
- the Fbxo42 gene encoding F-box only protein 42 isoform X2, which produces MYVFGGCTQSSCNAAFNDLWRLDLNSKEWIRPLASGSYPSPKAGATLVVYKDLLVLFGGWTRPSPYPLHQPERFFDEIHTYSPSKNWWNCIVTTHGPPPMAGHSSCVIDDKMIVFGGSLGSRQMSNDVWVLDLEQWAWSKPNISGPSPHPRGGQSQIVIDDTTILILGGCGGPNALFKDAWLLHMHSGPWAWQPLKVENEDHGAPELWCHPACRVGQCVVVFSQAPSGRAPLSPSLNSRPSPISATPPALVPETREYRSQSPVRNMDEAPCVNGRWGTLRPRAQRQTPSGSREGSLSPARGDGSPILNGGSLSPGTAAVGGTSLDSPVQAISPGTPSASEGYDLKMGLSLPPRRGSLPDQKDLRLGSIDLNWDLKPASSSNHLDGLDSRTVGGNLRHPPEQTNGVHTPPHVASALTGAVSPGALRRSLEAIKAMSSKGPPASAALSPPLGSSPGSPGSQNLSSGETVPIPRPGPAQGDGHSLPPIARRLGHHPPQSLNVGKPLYQSMNCKPMQMYVLDIKDTKEKGRVKWKVFNSSSVVGPPETSLHTVVQGRGELIIFGGLMDKKQNVKYYPKTNALYFVRAKR
- the Fbxo42 gene encoding F-box only protein 42 isoform X1, whose translation is MASSSDSEDDSFMAVDQEETVLEGTMEQDEDSHPVLEVEETTHNRSMCELPEEVLEYILSFLSPYQEHKTAALVCKQWYRLIKGVAHQCYHGFMKAVQEGNIQWESRTYPYPGTPITQRFSHSACYYDANQSMYVFGGCTQSSCNAAFNDLWRLDLNSKEWIRPLASGSYPSPKAGATLVVYKDLLVLFGGWTRPSPYPLHQPERFFDEIHTYSPSKNWWNCIVTTHGPPPMAGHSSCVIDDKMIVFGGSLGSRQMSNDVWVLDLEQWAWSKPNISGPSPHPRGGQSQIVIDDTTILILGGCGGPNALFKDAWLLHMHSGPWAWQPLKVENEDHGAPELWCHPACRVGQCVVVFSQAPSGRAPLSPSLNSRPSPISATPPALVPETREYRSQSPVRNMDEAPCVNGRWGTLRPRAQRQTPSGSREGSLSPARGDGSPILNGGSLSPGTAAVGGTSLDSPVQAISPGTPSASEGYDLKMGLSLPPRRGSLPDQKDLRLGSIDLNWDLKPASSSNHLDGLDSRTVGGNLRHPPEQTNGVHTPPHVASALTGAVSPGALRRSLEAIKAMSSKGPPASAALSPPLGSSPGSPGSQNLSSGETVPIPRPGPAQGDGHSLPPIARRLGHHPPQSLNVGKPLYQSMNCKPMQMYVLDIKDTKEKGRVKWKVFNSSSVVGPPETSLHTVVQGRGELIIFGGLMDKKQNVKYYPKTNALYFVRAKR